In the genome of Aspergillus flavus chromosome 8, complete sequence, one region contains:
- a CDS encoding CoA-transferase family III domain-containing protein has protein sequence MAFSHETTPGTDVYGPGTFIDKHVLPVPEDTRRVFEYLASKTPGFTQNKEVWDTVHFEGEPDPMIPGPIKAPVVAAALHAMCGVVGNELVELRDSRPAAEGSVTVNTDQAAIWLGSVATTHINGSDIPAIAISGKLNTLFDRDFEQGFGKGLASRATAIYQTKDPNVWYQLHGSLDANRVLKTMGIDTNVAFNTPSEYYDYIQKHVRQWSPDELEMHNVRHGLCGSICYKPESWRSTEMGKQLAKHPYVNYTHEAYAAPTPQQPLPKVPGDRRPLAGIKVLEMVRIIAGPTIGVTLAAFGADVIRVNCSKLPDLNLLQLVLNAGKRTIDLDITKPNDMARLRELIADVDVFIQGFRYGSLDRKGLGLRDMLELAASRGKGIVYVDENCYGPDGPFAERPGWQQIGDAASGSSYVMGALAAMMAIRDRAVKGGSYHVLSSLVAADNLSLEEEVGLYPLDVVRETAEKFGFVPSTPDQFVMEILLQVIAGWKKGRPGYLDEDSPLMTTFDQGPWGRQTLLKPVVRLDEEAVTPRWTTAPVPNCYHDRNINWH, from the exons ATGGCCTTTTCTCACGAGACAACCCCAGGTACAGATGTGTACGGCCCTGGGACTTTTATCGATAAGCATGTTCTCCCCGTCCCCGAGGACACTCGCCGGGTTTTCGAATATCTAGCCTCGAAGACGCCTGGATTCACCCAAAACAAAGAAGTATGGGATACCGTCCATTTCGAGGGAGAGCCGGACCCCATGATTCCTGGTCCTATCAAAGCACCTGTTGTTGCCGCGGCTCTGCATGCCATGTGCGGTGTGGTAGGGAACGAGTTGGTGGAGCTTCGCGATAGCAGACCAGCGGCGGAGGGCAGTGTCACCGTCAACACGGATCAGGCAGCAATATGGCTTGGCTCGGTGGCGACTACGCATATCAATGGATCTGATATCCCAGCTATAGCGATATCCGGCAAGTTGAACACCCTCTTTGACCGTGATTTTGAACAAGGCTTTGGCAAAGGTCTTGCAAGTAGAGCAACGGCGATCTACCAAACCAAGGATCCAAACGTGTGGTATCAGCTTCATGGCTCGCTCGATGCTAATCGAGTTCTCAAAACGATGGGAATCGACACAAATGTTGCCTTTAATACACCGAGCGAGTATTACGACTACATCCAGAAACATGTCCGTCAGTGGAGTCCGGATGAGCTTGAGATGCACAACGTACGTCATGGTCTTTGTGGAAGCATATGCTATAAGCCGGAATCATGGCGAAGCACGGAAATGGGAAAGCAGCTTGCCAAGCATCCGTATGTGAACTATACCCACGAAGCCTATGCAGCTCCTACACCCCAGCAGCCTTTGCCCAAGGTTCCTGGCGACCGGAGACCATTGGCGGGGATCAAGGTCCTGGAGATGGTACGCATTATCGCGGGCCCAACCATCGGTGTGACTCTTGCCGCTTTTGGTGCAGATGTTATTCGAGTCAACTGTAGTAAATTGCCCGATCTCAAT CTCCTGCAACTTGTCCTAAACGCTGGCAAGCGCACCATCGACCTGGATATTACTAAGCCTAACGACATGGCCCGTCTCCGAGAGCTCATCGCAGATGTGGACGTATTCATCCAGGGATTCCGGTATGGATCCTTGGACAGAAAAGGCCTTGGGCTCCGGGATATGTTAGAATTAGCTGCGAGCCGTGGAAAAGGCATAGTATATGTGGATGAGAACTGCTATGGTCCAGATGGCCCCTTTGCTGAACGCCCAGGCTGGCAGCAAATTGGCGATGCAGCCTCCGGCTCTTCCTATGTTATGG GTGCACTGGCAGCCATGATGGCTATTCGCGACCGAGCAGTCAAAGGAGGCTCGTACCATGTTCTTAGCTCTTTGGTTGCCGCAGACAACTTATcactggaagaggaagtcggACTGTATCCCCTAGACGTGGTTCGCGAGACGGCCGAGAAGTTTGGATTTGTACCCTCAACTCCAGATCAGTTTGTTATGGAAATCCTGCTCCAAGTCATCGCTGGTTGGAAGAAGGGCCGGCCTGGGTACCTAGATGAGGATTCCCCATTGATGACCACTTTCGACCAAGGGCCATGGGGACGGCAAACCTTGCTCAAGCCAGTTGTCAggcttgatgaagaggcaGTAACTCCCCGCTGGACTACTGCCCCTGTACCCAATTGCTACCACGACAGGAACATCAACTGGCATTAG